A genomic window from Streptococcus sanguinis includes:
- a CDS encoding GAF domain-containing protein → MNTKEKISNYQLLLAQLEALLEGETNALANFSNASALLNQALPNSVFAGFYLFDGKELILGPFQGGVSCVHIALGKGVCGESAEKEQTIIVDDVTRHANYISCDSRAKSEIVVPMVKDGRLLGVLDLDSALTGDYDDVDQEYLEKFVQILLEKTTWNFEMFGEKA, encoded by the coding sequence ATGAACACAAAAGAAAAAATTTCAAATTATCAACTTTTATTGGCTCAGTTGGAAGCCTTGTTGGAGGGTGAGACCAATGCTTTAGCCAATTTTTCCAATGCTAGCGCTCTGCTCAATCAAGCTCTTCCTAATTCTGTTTTTGCGGGTTTCTATCTTTTTGATGGGAAGGAGCTAATTTTGGGGCCTTTTCAGGGTGGTGTTTCCTGTGTCCATATTGCGCTAGGTAAGGGTGTCTGTGGGGAATCTGCTGAGAAAGAGCAGACGATTATCGTGGATGATGTGACCCGGCATGCCAACTATATCTCTTGCGATAGCCGAGCTAAGAGTGAGATTGTGGTGCCCATGGTAAAAGACGGCCGACTGCTTGGAGTGCTGGATTTGGACTCAGCCTTGACGGGTGATTATGATGACGTAGACCAGGAATATCTGGAAAAATTTGTCCAGATTTTGCTTGAAAAAACAACTTGGAATTTTGAAATGTTTGGAGAAAAAGCCTAA
- the dnaX gene encoding DNA polymerase III subunit gamma/tau, whose translation MYQALYRKYRSQTFGQLVGQQVVATTLRQAVEQEKISHAYLFSGPRGTGKTSVAKIFAKAMNCPNQKDGEPCNDCYICQAITEGSLEDVIEIDAASNNGVDEIRDIRDKSTYASSLAKHKVYIIDEVHMLSTGAFNALLKTLEEPTENVVFILATTELHKIPATILSRVQRFEFKSIKTQDIIGHIEWILEQEGIDFEQEGVQIIARRAEGGMRDALSILDQALSLTQENRLTTDIAEEITGSISLGALDAYVAALIAHDAVAALDNLNLIFDSGKNMARFVTDLLQYLRDLIIVKTGGENHHASELFLENLNTPQDILFAMIDMATKSLADIKNSLQPKIYTEMMTIRLAETSSLPAATAIPDNLAEELKGLRQEIDNLKQQLANGNGKPAAAVKTSDIRPQKSKGYRADRNKVNAILEEAVDNPSLARSNLTKLQNAWGEIIESLAGADKALLAGSQPVAANESHAILAFESNFNAEQTMKRDNLNTMFGNILSNAAGFSPEILAISLEEWTKIRADFSARSRNGKAEVEEKEEESLIPEGFDFLAEKITIQED comes from the coding sequence ATGTATCAAGCTTTATATCGAAAGTACCGCAGTCAGACCTTTGGTCAGCTGGTGGGGCAGCAGGTAGTAGCCACCACCTTGCGGCAGGCTGTTGAGCAAGAGAAAATCAGCCATGCCTATCTTTTTTCTGGCCCGCGTGGAACAGGGAAAACCAGTGTTGCCAAGATTTTTGCTAAGGCTATGAACTGTCCGAATCAAAAGGACGGTGAGCCTTGCAATGACTGCTATATCTGTCAGGCTATCACTGAGGGAAGCCTTGAAGACGTCATCGAAATTGATGCGGCTTCCAATAATGGGGTAGATGAGATTCGTGATATTCGGGACAAATCCACCTATGCGTCCAGTCTAGCCAAGCACAAGGTCTATATCATTGACGAGGTGCACATGCTCTCGACTGGGGCTTTTAATGCCTTGCTCAAGACCTTGGAAGAACCAACAGAAAATGTGGTCTTTATCCTAGCGACGACAGAGCTACATAAGATTCCAGCGACCATTCTTTCCCGCGTCCAACGTTTTGAGTTTAAGTCTATCAAGACGCAGGACATTATTGGTCATATCGAGTGGATTTTGGAGCAGGAAGGCATTGACTTTGAGCAGGAAGGTGTGCAGATTATTGCCCGTCGAGCTGAGGGCGGTATGCGGGACGCCTTGTCTATCCTCGATCAGGCTCTTAGCTTGACCCAGGAAAATCGTTTGACTACAGACATAGCTGAAGAGATCACTGGCTCTATCAGTTTGGGAGCCTTGGATGCCTATGTAGCTGCTTTGATTGCTCATGATGCAGTAGCAGCCTTGGATAATCTCAATCTGATTTTTGACAGCGGTAAAAACATGGCCCGTTTTGTGACGGACCTCCTGCAATATCTGCGTGATCTAATCATTGTCAAAACTGGCGGGGAGAATCATCATGCTAGTGAGCTCTTTCTGGAAAACCTCAATACACCGCAGGATATCCTATTTGCCATGATTGATATGGCGACCAAGAGTTTGGCAGACATCAAGAACAGCCTGCAGCCTAAGATTTATACTGAAATGATGACCATTCGACTGGCAGAGACCAGCAGTCTTCCTGCAGCGACAGCGATTCCAGATAATCTAGCCGAAGAGCTCAAGGGATTGAGACAAGAGATTGATAACCTCAAGCAGCAGCTGGCTAATGGCAATGGAAAACCTGCAGCAGCTGTCAAAACTTCGGATATTCGACCACAGAAATCTAAGGGCTACCGAGCAGACCGCAATAAGGTCAATGCTATCCTAGAAGAGGCTGTTGACAATCCTAGTCTGGCTCGCAGCAATCTGACTAAGCTGCAGAATGCTTGGGGGGAGATTATTGAAAGTCTGGCTGGAGCTGATAAGGCCTTGCTGGCAGGCTCGCAGCCGGTAGCGGCCAACGAAAGCCACGCTATCTTAGCTTTTGAGTCTAATTTTAACGCTGAGCAGACTATGAAGCGGGACAATCTCAATACCATGTTTGGCAATATCCTCAGTAATGCGGCAGGATTTTCACCAGAGATTTTGGCTATTTCCTTAGAAGAGTGGACCAAGATTCGGGCGGATTTTTCAGCTCGCAGCCGCAATGGTAAGGCAGAGGTTGAAGAGAAGGAAGAGGAAAGCCTGATTCCAGAGGGATTTGACTTTTTAGCAGAAAAAATTACCATTCAAGAGGACTAA
- a CDS encoding DUF3272 family protein — MNRRQFIVMAVFTALETYFFNESIMAGRYFMAAFWAVLVLRNLQISYVMGRIVDEIDKHLGPK, encoded by the coding sequence ATGAATAGACGACAATTTATTGTAATGGCTGTTTTTACGGCCTTAGAAACCTATTTTTTCAATGAATCCATCATGGCGGGGCGCTATTTCATGGCTGCTTTCTGGGCTGTTTTAGTGCTGCGTAATCTGCAGATTTCCTATGTCATGGGGCGGATTGTGGATGAAATCGATAAACATTTAGGACCGAAATAA
- the birA gene encoding bifunctional biotin--[acetyl-CoA-carboxylase] ligase/biotin operon repressor BirA, whose amino-acid sequence MKTYEKIFDILSQADDYVNGEKIAQELGVSRTSIWKAIQKLEKEGIQIESVKNRGYRLTAGDLLIPDWIEAHSPVQVSFNPDCQSTQMDAKAGMEAGRPANTLYLATAQSAGRGRFGRSFFCPSQGGFYMSLHLKPNLPFDQLPSYTILTAGAIYKAVKNLTLMEIDIKWVNDIYYRNKKISGILTEATTSIETGLVTDVIIGVGFNFFITDFPADIKEKAGSLFEEKPAISRNELIAEIWKCFYESDPEELIYLYKQQSLVLGRQVSFSQKGADYQGLAKDISDSGQLLVQLTDDQEIWLNSGEVSLSSW is encoded by the coding sequence ATGAAAACCTACGAAAAAATCTTTGACATCCTCAGCCAGGCTGACGACTATGTCAACGGCGAAAAAATAGCCCAAGAATTGGGCGTTTCACGAACTTCTATTTGGAAGGCCATTCAAAAATTGGAGAAAGAAGGAATTCAAATCGAGTCAGTCAAGAACCGGGGCTATCGATTGACAGCCGGTGACTTACTGATTCCTGACTGGATCGAGGCACACTCACCTGTTCAGGTCTCCTTTAATCCTGACTGCCAGTCCACTCAAATGGATGCCAAGGCTGGCATGGAGGCTGGACGCCCAGCCAACACTCTCTATCTGGCCACTGCCCAATCTGCTGGCCGAGGCCGTTTTGGTCGTTCCTTCTTCTGCCCCAGCCAGGGCGGCTTTTACATGTCTCTCCACCTCAAGCCCAATCTCCCCTTCGACCAGCTCCCTTCCTATACTATCTTGACTGCGGGTGCCATCTATAAGGCAGTGAAAAATCTAACCCTCATGGAGATTGACATCAAGTGGGTCAATGACATTTACTATCGAAACAAGAAAATTTCCGGCATCTTGACCGAAGCGACAACCTCCATCGAGACAGGTCTCGTCACCGATGTCATCATCGGTGTTGGCTTTAATTTTTTCATTACAGACTTTCCAGCCGACATCAAAGAGAAAGCCGGCTCTCTCTTTGAAGAGAAACCAGCCATTAGTCGCAATGAGCTCATTGCCGAGATTTGGAAATGCTTCTACGAAAGTGACCCAGAAGAGCTCATCTACCTCTACAAGCAACAATCCTTGGTGCTGGGACGACAAGTGAGCTTCAGCCAAAAAGGTGCAGACTACCAAGGTTTGGCCAAAGACATCTCAGACAGTGGGCAACTCTTAGTCCAGCTGACAGATGATCAGGAAATCTGGCTCAACAGCGGCGAAGTCTCTCTAAGCAGTTGGTAA